The Argonema galeatum A003/A1 region TCTAAAACAACCATTGCAATACGCAAGCTGGTGAGAACGGCATCCAAGAAAATGTTGACACGGTTAAATTCATCAGTACGCAGACACAGTTCTTCGTTGGTGGTGTGAAGTTCTTCGTTGGAAGACTGAAGTTCCTCGTTCATGGTCTCCAATTCTTCGTTAGTACTCTGAAGTTCCTCATTCGTAGTCTCCAGTTCTTCGTTAGTACTCTGAAGTTCTTCATTCGTAGTTTCCAATTCTTCATTGCTACTCTGGAGTTCTTCGTAGGCGGTTTCCAGTTCCTGGGTAGACCGCTGAAGTTCTCGCTCTAACTGGTTGTAGCGCGTCACATCGTTGAAGACTATTGATATGCCAAGTATATCGCCGTTGGTATCCAGCAGGGGAATCAGGTGAATTTCCAGCCACGTCACACGATCGTCTGCCCGAATTAGTTCCACATCGGAAATCGCGACTGTACGGCGTTGGCTGTAAGCTCGATCTATACGCGATCGCAAGTCAGCCGGACGGTAAGAAAGTTCGAGATCGTGCAAAGGGCGGTTTAAATCGTGGGAAGTTAGACCAAACAAA contains the following coding sequences:
- a CDS encoding PAS domain-containing protein produces the protein MYFTADTQARILARFHFALIETGFLFVGKAEMLLTHADLFIPANLKYRIFSKVCKISLRDRLLVMSDSGNEEGTDRLVMNMRLRDEALETLPTAQIIVDKEGNLALVNRQAKILFGLTSHDLNRPLHDLELSYRPADLRSRIDRAYSQRRTVAISDVELIRADDRVTWLEIHLIPLLDTNGDILGISIVFNDVTRYNQLERELQRSTQELETAYEELQSSNEELETTNEELQSTNEELETTNEELQSTNEELETMNEELQSSNEELHTTNEELCLRTDEFNRVNIFLDAVLTSLRIAMVVLDTRLGVQLWNNTAEDLWGLRSDEAIGRFFFDLDIGLPVEQLRVLTRTCQNGKWEEQQVVLDAVP